In Silene latifolia isolate original U9 population chromosome X, ASM4854445v1, whole genome shotgun sequence, the following proteins share a genomic window:
- the LOC141622989 gene encoding nudix hydrolase 9 isoform X1 — protein sequence MAMEKSGVDVSNGHLYKLMLSCPSGFTPSQVSVVLDKAYDRIPHPDIILENSINQIWDQKAQSNSSLYNGTKFRYGGHLVEDGDGSQMQNCHVRLHLGLTDYRTFMGTNLNALWEKFLVQSEDETVRCQHTSNPLGNGAIVETNDGRILVLRRSNNVGEFPGHFVFPGGHPEPEEIGIIFHDALEPADLHKKVVEEMFDSIIREVVEETGVPTESLCKPVFIGISRRELNVRPTAFFFMKCSLQSEEVQKLYGSAQDSFESTQLHTVSKDELENMAWKMPGCHHGGYALFRLMVDATKS from the exons ATGGCGATGGAGAAAAGTGGAGTAGACGTTAGCAATGGTCATCTTTACAAGCTCATGCTCTCTTGTCCCTCTGGTTTCACTCCCTCTCAG GTGTCAGTTGTGTTGGACAAAGCATACGATAGGATCCCGCATCCTGACATTATTCTCGAGAATTCAATCAATCAG ATATGGGATCAGAAGGCACAAAGTAATTCATCGTTGTATAACGGAACCAAGTTTAGA TATGGAGGTCATCTTGTAGAGGATGGTGATGGAAGTCAAATGCAAAACTGTCATGTTCGTTTGCACCTTGGTTTGACGGATTACAG GACATTCATGGGGACCAATCTAAATGCGTTATGGGAAAAATTTCTAGTTCAATCAGAAG ATGAAACTGTGCGATGTCAACACACTTCAAACCCTCTAGGCAACGGTGCTATTGTCGAGACCAACGATGGCAGAATTCTTGTGCTGAGACGCAGCAATAATGTGGGGGAGTTTCCGGGACACTTTGTTTTCCCTGGAGGTCATCCGGAG CCAGAAGAGATTGGAATTATCTTTCATGACGCTTTGGAACCAGCAGATCTACACAAGAAAGTTGTTGAGGAGATGTTCGATAGTATCATTCGTGAAGTAGTAGAGGAAACTGGGGTACCAACCGAATCCCTG TGCAAACCAGTTTTTATTGGTATATCAAGAAGGGAGTTGAATGTGCGACCAACTGCTTTCTTCTTCATGAAATGCTCGCTTCAGTCAGAAGAAGTTCAGAAGTTATACGGTTCTGCGCAGGATAGTTTTGAGTCAACTCAACTACACACAGTTTCAAAG GATGAACTAGAGAACATGGCATGGAAGATGCCTGGTTGCCACCATGGAGGTTATGCTTTGTTCAGACTAATGGTGGATGCTACTAAATCATAA
- the LOC141622989 gene encoding nudix hydrolase 9 isoform X2: MAMEKSGVDVSNGHLYKLMLSCPSGFTPSQVSVVLDKAYDRIPHPDIILENSINQYGGHLVEDGDGSQMQNCHVRLHLGLTDYRTFMGTNLNALWEKFLVQSEDETVRCQHTSNPLGNGAIVETNDGRILVLRRSNNVGEFPGHFVFPGGHPEPEEIGIIFHDALEPADLHKKVVEEMFDSIIREVVEETGVPTESLCKPVFIGISRRELNVRPTAFFFMKCSLQSEEVQKLYGSAQDSFESTQLHTVSKDELENMAWKMPGCHHGGYALFRLMVDATKS, translated from the exons ATGGCGATGGAGAAAAGTGGAGTAGACGTTAGCAATGGTCATCTTTACAAGCTCATGCTCTCTTGTCCCTCTGGTTTCACTCCCTCTCAG GTGTCAGTTGTGTTGGACAAAGCATACGATAGGATCCCGCATCCTGACATTATTCTCGAGAATTCAATCAATCAG TATGGAGGTCATCTTGTAGAGGATGGTGATGGAAGTCAAATGCAAAACTGTCATGTTCGTTTGCACCTTGGTTTGACGGATTACAG GACATTCATGGGGACCAATCTAAATGCGTTATGGGAAAAATTTCTAGTTCAATCAGAAG ATGAAACTGTGCGATGTCAACACACTTCAAACCCTCTAGGCAACGGTGCTATTGTCGAGACCAACGATGGCAGAATTCTTGTGCTGAGACGCAGCAATAATGTGGGGGAGTTTCCGGGACACTTTGTTTTCCCTGGAGGTCATCCGGAG CCAGAAGAGATTGGAATTATCTTTCATGACGCTTTGGAACCAGCAGATCTACACAAGAAAGTTGTTGAGGAGATGTTCGATAGTATCATTCGTGAAGTAGTAGAGGAAACTGGGGTACCAACCGAATCCCTG TGCAAACCAGTTTTTATTGGTATATCAAGAAGGGAGTTGAATGTGCGACCAACTGCTTTCTTCTTCATGAAATGCTCGCTTCAGTCAGAAGAAGTTCAGAAGTTATACGGTTCTGCGCAGGATAGTTTTGAGTCAACTCAACTACACACAGTTTCAAAG GATGAACTAGAGAACATGGCATGGAAGATGCCTGGTTGCCACCATGGAGGTTATGCTTTGTTCAGACTAATGGTGGATGCTACTAAATCATAA